In Chloroflexota bacterium, a single window of DNA contains:
- a CDS encoding DUF378 domain-containing protein has product METLQLVALIVAAIGAINWGLVGLARIDLVALIAGGLKFGEVNSISRVLYIVVGLAGALAIVLEFTGGNGA; this is encoded by the coding sequence ATGGAAACACTACAACTCGTGGCCCTCATCGTAGCTGCAATCGGCGCCATTAACTGGGGCCTGGTTGGCCTCGCGAGGATCGACCTGGTTGCCCTCATCGCTGGCGGCCTCAAGTTTGGCGAAGTCAACTCCATCTCACGGGTCCTGTACATCGTGGTTGGCCTCGCCGGAGCTCTCGCTATTGTCTTGGAATTCACCGGCGGCAATGGCGCGTAG